CTTACAAGATAAAGGATATCCAATTGAGGTTTCTCATTTAGACCCAAGTAAACAAGCTTTAGTCGATTTTCGGGATTCAATTTTAGATAACAAACAACCTATTTCAAATGTTTACACTGGTGCCGAAACGGCCAAAGCTGTTCAGTTATCTTTGGATGCCATGTACAATGAAGACATTAGATATTGGGAACTATAAATGTATGCAAAACCTAAGAAAGCCATTTAACATTAAATAGTTTTAAACCAAAAACTGAAACAAATCTGGTTTGTCATTTAGATAGTCTCCATAAAAATTGTGTTGTTTCATTCGATCTATTAAAGGATTTAAGTCAGTAGCCGATTTTAATTGCACACCAACTACTGCCGAGCCATTTTCTCTGTTTGTTTTTTTAGCATATTGAAAATATGTGATATCATCATTTGGTCCTAAAATATCAACTACAAATTCTTTTAAAGCACCTGCCCGTTGTGGAAACTTCACTATAAAATAATGCTTTAGATTAGCATATAACAGGGCTCGTTCTTTTATTTCAGAAGTCCGTGTAATATCATTATTACTCCCACTTACAACACAAACTACATTTTTTCCTTTGATATTTTCAGCATAAAAATCTAATGCTGAAATACTAAGAGCTCCAGCTGGTTCTACCACGATTGCGTCTTTATTATAAAGTTCTAAAATAGTTTGACACACTTTTCCTTCTGGAACAGTAATCATGGCATGCAAGTTTATTTTACAGATATCAAAAGTTAAATCTCCCACACGTTTAACCGCTGCACCATCAATAAACTTTTCAATATGATCTAACTCGGTATTTTTATTATTTTTTATAGAAACTGTCATAGACGGTGCTCCTTCTGGCTCAACGCCTATTATCTTTGTTTTAGGAGACAACTCTTTAAAAACCGTTGATAACCCAGCTGCTAATCCGCCGCCGCCAACAGCAATAAAAACATAATCGATTGGATCGGTTGTTTGTTCTAAAATCTCTAAAGCAATAGTTGCTTGTCCTTCAATAACTTTTGGGTCGTTAAACGGGTGAATGAATGTTTTTCTAAGCTCGTCACATTCTAGCATAGCGGCATGATAGGCATCATCAAAAGTATCGCCAACAAGCTTTATATCTATATAGTCTTCGCCAAACATTTTAACCTGCTCTACTTTTTGATTAGGTGTTGGTGCAGGCATAAAAATAGTCCCTTTTATTTTTAATAATTTACAAGACAAAGCAACACCTTGAGCATGGTTTCCTGCACTGGCACAAACCACACCATTTGAAGCCTCCTCATTTGTAAGCGAACTTATTTTATTAAAAGCACCTCTAATTTTATAAGAACGTACCTGCTGGAGGTCTTCACGCTTTAAAAGGATATTAGCCTCATATTGTTTTGAATATCTTAAACTAGAGCTTAAAGGTGTAACTGCTGATACTTTTTTAATAGTTTCCGCAGCCGCTTTTACATCATCAAGATTAGGAAAATATATGTTTTTTTCCTTATTCATATGCTTATTATTTTTTTATACAACAAGACCTGCCTAGTTAAAAACTTGACAGGTCTTGAATATTAATTATATTTAATAGTTATTAAACTATTGGTTTCATAGCTGTCATAGACGCTCTTAAAAACCCACCTACTTTTTCAACAGGATGATTTCTTAATGCCTTATTTACTTCGATTAACTTAGCGTTATCAACACCTTTACCGTTATCTACAGCGAAAGCTTTTCCAATAACATCGGTATCAATAGTTTTCATAAAATCGGTTAATAAAGGCTTACAAGCATGATCGAATAAATAACAACCGTATTCAGCTGTATCCGAAATCACACTGTTCATCTCATATAACTTACGTCTTGCAATAGTATTTGCAATAAGTGGAGTTTCATGTAAAGACTCGTAGTAAGCTGATGCATCAATAATACCAGAATCTGTCATAGCTTCAAAGGCTAATTCAACACCTGCTCTTACCATAGCAACCATTAACACACCATTATCGTAATATTCTTGTTCTGAAATTTCAACATCACCTGCTGGTGTTTTTTCAAATGCCGTTTCAGCTGTTTCAGCTCTCCATCCTAATAAATCTTTATCATTATTAGCCCAATCTGCCATCATACCACTTGAGAAGTTACCTTCCATAATGTCGTCCATATGCTTTTGGAATAACGGACGCATAATATCTTTTAATTCTTCTGAAAGTTCAAAAGCTTTAATTTTTGCTGGGTTTGATAAACGATCCATCATATTAGTGATACCACCATATTTAAGACCTTCTGTGATAGTTTCCCAACCATATTGAATTAATTTTGAAGCATAACCTGCATCAATTCCTTTTTCAATCATTTTATCGAAACAAAGAATAGATCCTGTTTGTAATAAACCACAAAGAATAGTTTGCTCTCCCATTAAATCTGACTTTACCTCAGCAACAAAAGAAGACGCTAACACACCTGCTCTATCACCACCAGTTGCAGCAGCATAAGCTTTAGCTTGCGCCCAACCTTTTCCTTCAGGATCGTTTTCTTCGTGTACAGCAATAAGTGTTGGCACACCAAAACCTCTTTTATATTCTTCACGCACTTCTGTACCAGGACATTTAGGCGCTACCATAATAACCGTTAAATCTTCACGAATTTGCGTGCCTTCTTCAACAATATTAAAACCGTGAGAATACGACAATGTTGCTCCTTTTTTCATTAGAGGCATTACAGCATTTACAACACTTGTATGTTGTTTATCAGGTGTTAAGTTTAACACTAAGTCTGCTGTTGGAATTAACTCTTCGTAGGTTCCAACATTAAAACCGTTATCAGTTGCATTTACAAATGATTGACGTTTTTCGGCAATGGCTTGCGCTCTTAATGCATAAGAAATATCTAAACCAGAATCTCTCATATTTAGTCCTTGATTAAGCCCTTGAGCTCCACATCCTACAATGACTATTTTTTTACCTTTTAATGCATTTACGCCATCTTCAAATTCTGAAGAATCCATAAATCGACACTTCGATAATTGACTCAATTTATCTCTCAACGATAGTGTGTTAAAATAATTTCCCATTTTTAATTTTAATTATTATTGGTTATTGAATGCTAATAGCATTTCTGTTACTTTCATTTCATCTTTAGTTACAGCAATTCTTCCTGCACGTACAAATTGCATAATACCAAACACATTTAAATCTCTACGTAATGATTCTATTTCGTTTCTTCTACCTGATTTTTCAAGTACAAAAAATTCTTTATTTACCGTTACAATTCTAGTATTACTTTCTTTTATTATATTCTGAATTTGAGGCTCTTCAAACAGTAAAGAAGATTTTATTTTAAACATACAAGACTCCGTATAAATAGTTTCTTCATCTGTATGATAAAAAGCACGTATAACCTCAATTTGCTTTTGAAATTGTCCAACTATTTTTTTAGCTTGAGACTCTGAAATATTAACGACTATAACAAAACGATTTACACCATCAATTTCTGATTGTGATGTTGTTAAGCTTTCTATATTAATATGTCTGCGTTGAAAAATTGCCGATATACGATTTAATAAACCGATGTTATTTTCGGTATAAATTGAAATCGTGAATGTTTTTATTTCTTCGTTCATTTTTTCTAAATATTTAGCTTAATCGTATATCTGAAACCGATGCTCCCGAGGGCACCATTGGAAATACATTGTCCTCTTTTTCTACACATACCTCAAGGAAATATGACTCTTTTGAAGCTATCATTTCTTTAACAGCATCTGCTAGTTCTTCTCTT
The nucleotide sequence above comes from Flavobacteriaceae bacterium HL-DH10. Encoded proteins:
- the ilvA gene encoding threonine ammonia-lyase IlvA translates to MNKEKNIYFPNLDDVKAAAETIKKVSAVTPLSSSLRYSKQYEANILLKREDLQQVRSYKIRGAFNKISSLTNEEASNGVVCASAGNHAQGVALSCKLLKIKGTIFMPAPTPNQKVEQVKMFGEDYIDIKLVGDTFDDAYHAAMLECDELRKTFIHPFNDPKVIEGQATIALEILEQTTDPIDYVFIAVGGGGLAAGLSTVFKELSPKTKIIGVEPEGAPSMTVSIKNNKNTELDHIEKFIDGAAVKRVGDLTFDICKINLHAMITVPEGKVCQTILELYNKDAIVVEPAGALSISALDFYAENIKGKNVVCVVSGSNNDITRTSEIKERALLYANLKHYFIVKFPQRAGALKEFVVDILGPNDDITYFQYAKKTNRENGSAVVGVQLKSATDLNPLIDRMKQHNFYGDYLNDKPDLFQFLV
- the ilvC gene encoding ketol-acid reductoisomerase translates to MGNYFNTLSLRDKLSQLSKCRFMDSSEFEDGVNALKGKKIVIVGCGAQGLNQGLNMRDSGLDISYALRAQAIAEKRQSFVNATDNGFNVGTYEELIPTADLVLNLTPDKQHTSVVNAVMPLMKKGATLSYSHGFNIVEEGTQIREDLTVIMVAPKCPGTEVREEYKRGFGVPTLIAVHEENDPEGKGWAQAKAYAAATGGDRAGVLASSFVAEVKSDLMGEQTILCGLLQTGSILCFDKMIEKGIDAGYASKLIQYGWETITEGLKYGGITNMMDRLSNPAKIKAFELSEELKDIMRPLFQKHMDDIMEGNFSSGMMADWANNDKDLLGWRAETAETAFEKTPAGDVEISEQEYYDNGVLMVAMVRAGVELAFEAMTDSGIIDASAYYESLHETPLIANTIARRKLYEMNSVISDTAEYGCYLFDHACKPLLTDFMKTIDTDVIGKAFAVDNGKGVDNAKLIEVNKALRNHPVEKVGGFLRASMTAMKPIV
- the ilvN gene encoding acetolactate synthase small subunit, with product MNEEIKTFTISIYTENNIGLLNRISAIFQRRHINIESLTTSQSEIDGVNRFVIVVNISESQAKKIVGQFQKQIEVIRAFYHTDEETIYTESCMFKIKSSLLFEEPQIQNIIKESNTRIVTVNKEFFVLEKSGRRNEIESLRRDLNVFGIMQFVRAGRIAVTKDEMKVTEMLLAFNNQ